The DNA segment ACGTTCGTCAATTCAAAGCGGCGCGGGGGGTTCGGTTTGTTGTTGGTCAATTTTTTTTGGCCCGTTTTCAATTCATTACTCTGGCAGTAATTCGCCTTGACCGGCCAAGAGTGTAAGGCACGATACAGATAAGATTATGAAAAACCTTATTTGCGTCTTACTACTCAGCTTGGTTTTCGGGTGTGCGTCAGTTCCGCCTGCGGGCCATATTCAGCCCGGCAAAATCAGTCACATCAATGTCGGCATGACGAGGCAGGAAGTCATTAACGCCATCGGTGAGCCAGAGAGTGTGTCGGCGGCAAAGGATTCCGAGACTCTCTATTATGTCGAAGAAAGACCGTGGTGGCAGTGGGCACGGATTGCCGTCAAGCTTGAGAACGGCAAGGTCACACAATTCGGCGAGGGCAGATAGTGCTCATTGCGCCGGCGCATTCGCGTCAGCCGACAAACAGTCAAGCAGTCCGCGACGCGGGCGCCTGGCTACAGTTTCCCGATCGCCTTGTTAAGTGAGTATTGCGCCTTGTTGAACTCAGCGACGGCTTTGAAATAATCCAACCGCGCGCGGGTCAGGTCTTGTTCGGCCTGAATGTTTTCGAGAACAATTCCAACGGCGAACTCCTTCCGCTCGCGGGTCAGTCGCAGACCTTCTTCGGCAGCAACCAACGCGCGCTTCGCCGTGTCGATCTGGTCGCCCAAGGATTGCCAGCGCGTGAAGGCTTCCACCAC comes from the Verrucomicrobiota bacterium genome and includes:
- the bamE gene encoding outer membrane protein assembly factor BamE encodes the protein MKNLICVLLLSLVFGCASVPPAGHIQPGKISHINVGMTRQEVINAIGEPESVSAAKDSETLYYVEERPWWQWARIAVKLENGKVTQFGEGR